aataatagtaaaatttagataaattatattacaaatttaaatatatccCATATGGACAAGAACTATCCGAAAATTTAGGTGGGTGTAGGCCTAAATTTGAGCCCAGACTCATCTGATTACAATATGTAGGCATATATAGCTGGGCCTCTACTGGGAAGCTCTTTTCTTCTTGTTCTGGCCTGGAGAGGGCTCTTATCGAGCTGAGTACGCCTCAAAACCCTAAAAACTGCTAAGCTGTGAAATTTTGCTGCTGCATTTCGCTCAACTCATCTGTTGATTTTTCCTCCGGTCATCTCAAAGCATTAAGATGAGGCCTCTAGACGAGACCGAAACAGATGCTGTTTTCAGAAAGCTGTACTCTTTCACTGGCCACAATCTCAAGAACATCGTCGAGAACCCTTCACATGAAGGACCTGACCCCAACCCTGGTCGATATTGCTTCAGGCTCCACAAGAACAAGGTCTACTATGTCAGTGAGTCCTTGGTGAAGCGAGCAACCAACATAAGCCGTAAGAATTTGGCCTCACTTGGTACTTGCATAGGCAAATTCACCCATGGAGGCAACTTTCACCTGACTATTCAGGCCTTGAATCTATTGGCTGCGAATGCCAAACACAAAGTTTGGCTAAAACCCACATCGGAAATGTCGTTTCTCTATGGGAATCATGTGTTAAAAGGTGGATTGGGGAGGATTACTGACAGCATTTCGAAAAATGATGGGGTTGTGGTTTTCTCTATGTCTGATGTGCCTTTGGGGTTTGGTTCCGCAGCGAGATCGACCCAGGATTGCAGGAAGTTGGATCCTAATGGAATAGTGGTGCATCACCAGGCGGATATCGGAGAATATTTGAGGATGGAGGATGAACTTTGATGGAATTGAGGTTCTTTCTGGGGTTTTAGGAGAGTTCTTGGGATGTGGGGTTCTGTGTCTGGTATAGACATGCTAGTTAATGCAATTTTTGTATTATCTAATTTTGAGTAATATGAGGTTGTTATAGTTTTCTGGAAATTTAATGAACTGGGTTTCATGTATTTGTTCGTCAATGTGGTTTAATGTTAATTTCATCAAGCATGTAGTTATTTGCTCAATCCATACATATTTGAATGAATCACTACTTCGCAAGTGCATCAATAATGGTTTCTTTGTATTGTAACTTCTTAGGAAAAGAGAGGAGAAATCGGGGTACAGGAATCGGCAGATAAGCACAGGGTATGATGCTTTTGcgtggtcgttttcgtgtttgaTTTTGCTTGGTTTCCAGTTCGATTGGTTTTTGGGTTTTCCTGCCTTCGGCTAGGGGAAAACTGCTTGGTTTTGTCCTTCCGCACTGGCTCGAATCCCTCAGTGgggttttgtttttgtttgggttgatttagtttgaatggtttgttttgtagtttgatttttttttttagtggtTTTAGGTGGTTGGTTTATAGTTTTGGTCTAGCTTGAGTTGGGTGTTTTCTAGGTCTGTTTCTTGTGTTTATTTGTAGGACCTTTGGCTTTTCCATAATCTTCTCTTGTCCATTGAAACTTGTTAATGCAAGCTTACTTGTatggttttaaaaaaaaaaacaatttcttatcatttgattttttttttttgtttttattatgtGCTTTCAGCAAATCTTATTCTTTTCATAGTTTATATATGGGCTAGCACTTGGTAGGCTACTGTGTGGTTTTGTCTGTTGTCTGCAATCTGGTTGGATATCTCCAAATTTCAAACTTAATACAGGTTATGTCATGATGTAGCTGAATTGCATGCTTTATCTTTAAATTCCCATATGAATGCATTTACATTATAGTTTATGTAATGCTTGATTTTTTATGCTTTCTGCTTGAGTTGCTCATTGTCCACTTCAATGTCATCTGTAGGTACACAAATATGTTGGCCTCTTCTACCTGTTCAATTTAGTGCTTATTGTTGTTTTTGCCTTTGGATACTTAATTTTTTCGAGCTCTGTTTTCCTGAATTGCATCTCTTATAGGAGTGTGTTGTTACTGTGATTCTGACCAAGGCGAAGGTCGCACCCTGGAGTTTGGGATTGGATTCTTTTAGCTTTTATGTTTATACGTGATATAAATATATGTCAAGTGGTAGCATCTATCTCCACTGTTCATTCCATATGGATTCCATGATTTACTACGCATGAGATCCACGAGCTAATAGTTCCCTCAATATATTAATCGTttgttttttaactttttttttggggggggagGGGGGCAAATGGAGAGAATTTTTCAGTGTCATCAATGTAGTTTGCACGTATAAATCAATTCTTTGGTTTTTAAGTTTTCAATCTCTCGTGCTGCAGCCTGCAATTATATTGGTATAGTATTGCAGTTGGTTTCGACCTGAGGGGCTGGAGTTATCCGCATGGTGTTGGAGATTTTGTTATCACAGCCTTTGTTCTTTCATCGGTTTCTTCCTTAGTCCTCCTTTCTCGGGCGGGCGGTGGCTTGTAAGAGATGCAGGTCATCGATTGAGTATATTTGGCACCTATTAATGTAATTATTTTGTAACAAAAACAAATAGTATTGCAGTTGGTTCACTTGCCTATTGGCTTGTGAGAAATTAAAGAAAGATGTATTGGGAAAAAGTTAATGGATGCAAAAGTAAATGCGCATCCAGGGAATCCAACCCTGGTCAGTACCGTGGGAGGGTACTATGATACCACTACACCAGATGCGCTGCTGTCTTCAGGTTTCAATGTTTATTTTACTGTATACTTTTTGGTGAAATATTATTTCAGAAGgtcatgaattttttttaaaggttttaaaactttcaaattattccctttttcttttcaattacCAAATCAgtagattttaaatgttttaaaactttttattattttatcttatttataaaaattgcttTCAAAATGTACACTAAAAAGAATTTCTTTCAatttaatatgaatttattttccgtatcctattttaaaaaaaaacatcacATTCTgtgtccaaaaaaaaaaaaaaaaaatggggcAAGGGACGGAGCATGTGATAAAGAATGATAACGGAGATGTGCAAATTAAAGATAGGGAATCAAATGGTGCAATAGCATTTTAGTTAAGATTTGCTATCAACTAGTGGATCATAATATAATTTTGGATAATTATTTATCCAAATTGAAAAATACTTTGATGTTGTGTTCTAATTCAACTCCTAAATCttcatattttcatttaaaataagtggaatcttgataaaataaaacatttcaacctttttttttgtattaaaaaCAAAGGTGCACAGTAGCATccatcaaatatttttttttcttttagaaatttaatgAGGTGTAAATCAATAATATTGTTGATTGTTATAAGAAAACAAATCCATGTTACCCAGCTGCGGAGTCACTCACTCGCAGCATAGTGTTTTCTGGCCTCGTCTAATACGATTCAGTAGCTAAATCTTTTAggcatttttaaatttgaata
The genomic region above belongs to Manihot esculenta cultivar AM560-2 chromosome 3, M.esculenta_v8, whole genome shotgun sequence and contains:
- the LOC110610667 gene encoding 60S ribosome subunit biogenesis protein NIP7 homolog codes for the protein MRPLDETETDAVFRKLYSFTGHNLKNIVENPSHEGPDPNPGRYCFRLHKNKVYYVSESLVKRATNISRKNLASLGTCIGKFTHGGNFHLTIQALNLLAANAKHKVWLKPTSEMSFLYGNHVLKGGLGRITDSISKNDGVVVFSMSDVPLGFGSAARSTQDCRKLDPNGIVVHHQADIGEYLRMEDEL